Proteins from a single region of Hypomesus transpacificus isolate Combined female chromosome 9, fHypTra1, whole genome shotgun sequence:
- the ece1 gene encoding endothelin-converting enzyme 1 isoform X1 gives MEALRESFLHLTFQMSTYKRATLDEEELVDSTTDEIYPSAPMQVSLRHGRGPSCWVEKRRTEKMLLVLVCALSVALFSSLITTGVFYKQTHPGLCLTEPCVMVASTVMGALDRSVDPCQDFYNFACGGWVKNNPLPEGKSRWGPFSNLWEHNMAVMKHLLENTTVKGLSTAEEKAQRYYQACMSEARIEALGGQPLQDLINQTGGWALTSQWHKDNFQEVLRKVSANYRTSPFFTVFVSTDSKSSNSNIIQVDQSGLGLPSRDYYLNKTANQKYLSAYLDFLVELGVLLGGSEETSRSLMQEIMDFETSLANITVPQEERRDEELIYHKMQAKELATLAPAVDWMPYLTDVFSPVVLNDSEPVVVYAREYLQKVSDLILITNKSLLNNYMMMKVVRKMVSILDQRFQDAEQRFFEVMYGTKKSCTPRWKLCVSDTDSALGFALGALFVKSTFAEDSKAIAENMVSEIKWAFEDSLKYVSWMDPETKKAAKEKADAIYNMVGYPKFIMDPKELDKVFNDFEVVSDLYFQNVMQYYNFSARVTADQLRKTPNRDQWSMTPPTVNAYYNPTKNEMVLPAGILQAPFYSRAWPKALNFGGIGVVMGHELTHAFDDQGREYDKDGNLRSWWKNSSVEAFKQQTQCMVEQYSNYSINKEPLNGKHTLGENIADNGGLKAAYKAYVNWIEKNGEEPTLPALGMTNHQLFFIGFAQVWCSVRTPESSHEGVITDPHSPSRFRVIGTVSNSHEFSKHFGCKANTPMNPQHKCELW, from the exons ATGGAAGCGTTAAGAGAGTCTTTTCTCCATTTAACCTTTCAGATGTCTACGTATAAGAGAGCTACGTTGGACGAGGAGGAGTTAGTGGACTCCACCACCGATGAGATCTACCCCTCCGCGCccatgcag gtAAGCTTGAGGCATGGCCGTGGCCCTAGCTGTTGGGTGGAGAAGCGCAGGACAGAGAAGATGTtgctggtgctggtgtgtgCCCTCTCCGTGgctctgttctcctccctcaTCACCACGGGGGTTTTCTACAAACAGA CCCACCCTGGCCTGTGTCTAACGGAGCCATGCGTGATGGTGGCGAGCACCGTCATGGGGGCGCTGGACCGCTCCGTGGACCCCTGTCAGGACTTCTATAACTTTGCGTGCGGGGGCTGGGTGAAGAACAACCCGCTGCCTGAGGGGAAGTCTCGCTGGGGGCCCTTCAGCAACTTGTGGGAGCACAACATGGCTGTCATGAAGCATCTACTGG AGAACACCACCGTGAAGGGTCTGAGCACAGCGGAGGAGAAGGCCCAGCGCTACTACCAGGCCTGTATGAGCGAGGCCAGGATCGAGGCGCTGGGTGGCCAGCCTCTACAGGACCTCATCAATCAG ACAGGTGGCTGGGCCCTGACCAGTCAATGGCACAAGGATAACTTCCAGGAGGTTCTCCGGAAGGTGTCCGCAAACTACCGCACCTCGCCCTTCTTTACAGTCTTCGTCAGTACCGACTCCAAGAGCTCCAACAGCAACATCATTCAG GTGGATCAGTCTGGGCTGGGGCTACCTTCCAGGGACTACTACCTCAACAAGACGGCTAATCAAAAG TATCTGAGTGCCTACCTGGACTTCCTGGTAGAGCTGGGGGTCCTTCTGGGGGGCTCTGAGGAGACGTCGCGGTCGTTGATGCAGGAGATCATGGACTTTGAGACCAGCCTGGCTAACATCACTGTTcctcaggaggagaggagggatgaagagcTCATCTACCACAAGATGCAGGCCAAGGAGCTGGCG actctGGCACCCGCGGTGGATTGGATGCCCTACCTGACAGACGTGTTTTCCCCTGTCGTCCTCAACGACTCGGAGCCCGTGGTGGTGTATGCCAGGGAGTATCTCCAGAAGGTGTCCGACCTCATCCTCATCACCAACAAGAG CCTCCTCAACAACTACatgatgatgaaggtggtgAGGAAGATGGTGTCCATCTTGGACCAGCGCTTCCAGGATGCCGAGCAGCGCTTCTTTGAGGTCATGTACGGCACCAAGAAG AGCTGCACCCCTCGCTGGAAGCTGTGTGTCAGTGATACCGACAGTGCTCTGGGCTTCGCTCTGGGGGCCTTGTTTGTCAAATCCACCTTCGCAGAGGACAGCAAGGCCATT gcaGAAAACATGGTCTCAGAAATCAAGTGGGCGTTTGAGGACAGTCTGAAGTACGTCAGCTGGATGGACCCGGAGACTAAAAAAGCAGCcaaagagaag GCTGATGCCATTTACAACATGGTCGGATACCCAAAGTTCATAATGGACCCCAAGGAGCTGGACAAAGTGTTCAATGAT ttcgAGGTGGTGTCGGATCTTTATTTCCAGAATGTCATGCAGTACTACAACTTCTCAGCCAGAGTGACAGCTGACCAGCTAAGGAAAACTCCCAACAGAGACCA GTGGAGCATGACCCCGCCCACGGTGAACGCTTACTACAACCCCACCAAGAATGAGATGGTCCTGCCTGCAGGGATCCTCCAGGCTCCCTTCTACAGCCGTGCATGGCCCAA AGCCCTGAACTTCGGGGGGATTGGCGTTGTCATGGGTCACGAGCTGACCCACGCCTTTGACGACCAAG GGAGGGAGTACGACAAGGACGGGAACCTGCGCTCCTGGTGGAAGAACTCGTCTGTGGAGGCCTTCAAGCAGCAGACCCAGTGCATGGTGGAGCAGTACAGCAACTACAGCATCAACAAGGAGCCGCTCAACGGCAAACACACCCTGGGGGAAAACATCGCCGACAACGGAGGGCTGAAGGCTGCCTACAAG GCTTACGTGAACTGGATTGAGAAGAATGGCGAGGAGCCCACGCTGCCAGCTCTGGGGATGACCAACCATCAGCTTTTCTTCATCGGGTTCGCTCAG gtgtggtgcTCCGTCCGCACTCCGGAGAGTTCCCACGAAGG
- the ece1 gene encoding endothelin-converting enzyme 1 isoform X2 — MMSTYKRATLDEEELVDSTTDEIYPSAPMQVSLRHGRGPSCWVEKRRTEKMLLVLVCALSVALFSSLITTGVFYKQTHPGLCLTEPCVMVASTVMGALDRSVDPCQDFYNFACGGWVKNNPLPEGKSRWGPFSNLWEHNMAVMKHLLENTTVKGLSTAEEKAQRYYQACMSEARIEALGGQPLQDLINQTGGWALTSQWHKDNFQEVLRKVSANYRTSPFFTVFVSTDSKSSNSNIIQVDQSGLGLPSRDYYLNKTANQKYLSAYLDFLVELGVLLGGSEETSRSLMQEIMDFETSLANITVPQEERRDEELIYHKMQAKELATLAPAVDWMPYLTDVFSPVVLNDSEPVVVYAREYLQKVSDLILITNKSLLNNYMMMKVVRKMVSILDQRFQDAEQRFFEVMYGTKKSCTPRWKLCVSDTDSALGFALGALFVKSTFAEDSKAIAENMVSEIKWAFEDSLKYVSWMDPETKKAAKEKADAIYNMVGYPKFIMDPKELDKVFNDFEVVSDLYFQNVMQYYNFSARVTADQLRKTPNRDQWSMTPPTVNAYYNPTKNEMVLPAGILQAPFYSRAWPKALNFGGIGVVMGHELTHAFDDQGREYDKDGNLRSWWKNSSVEAFKQQTQCMVEQYSNYSINKEPLNGKHTLGENIADNGGLKAAYKAYVNWIEKNGEEPTLPALGMTNHQLFFIGFAQVWCSVRTPESSHEGVITDPHSPSRFRVIGTVSNSHEFSKHFGCKANTPMNPQHKCELW; from the exons ATG ATGTCTACGTATAAGAGAGCTACGTTGGACGAGGAGGAGTTAGTGGACTCCACCACCGATGAGATCTACCCCTCCGCGCccatgcag gtAAGCTTGAGGCATGGCCGTGGCCCTAGCTGTTGGGTGGAGAAGCGCAGGACAGAGAAGATGTtgctggtgctggtgtgtgCCCTCTCCGTGgctctgttctcctccctcaTCACCACGGGGGTTTTCTACAAACAGA CCCACCCTGGCCTGTGTCTAACGGAGCCATGCGTGATGGTGGCGAGCACCGTCATGGGGGCGCTGGACCGCTCCGTGGACCCCTGTCAGGACTTCTATAACTTTGCGTGCGGGGGCTGGGTGAAGAACAACCCGCTGCCTGAGGGGAAGTCTCGCTGGGGGCCCTTCAGCAACTTGTGGGAGCACAACATGGCTGTCATGAAGCATCTACTGG AGAACACCACCGTGAAGGGTCTGAGCACAGCGGAGGAGAAGGCCCAGCGCTACTACCAGGCCTGTATGAGCGAGGCCAGGATCGAGGCGCTGGGTGGCCAGCCTCTACAGGACCTCATCAATCAG ACAGGTGGCTGGGCCCTGACCAGTCAATGGCACAAGGATAACTTCCAGGAGGTTCTCCGGAAGGTGTCCGCAAACTACCGCACCTCGCCCTTCTTTACAGTCTTCGTCAGTACCGACTCCAAGAGCTCCAACAGCAACATCATTCAG GTGGATCAGTCTGGGCTGGGGCTACCTTCCAGGGACTACTACCTCAACAAGACGGCTAATCAAAAG TATCTGAGTGCCTACCTGGACTTCCTGGTAGAGCTGGGGGTCCTTCTGGGGGGCTCTGAGGAGACGTCGCGGTCGTTGATGCAGGAGATCATGGACTTTGAGACCAGCCTGGCTAACATCACTGTTcctcaggaggagaggagggatgaagagcTCATCTACCACAAGATGCAGGCCAAGGAGCTGGCG actctGGCACCCGCGGTGGATTGGATGCCCTACCTGACAGACGTGTTTTCCCCTGTCGTCCTCAACGACTCGGAGCCCGTGGTGGTGTATGCCAGGGAGTATCTCCAGAAGGTGTCCGACCTCATCCTCATCACCAACAAGAG CCTCCTCAACAACTACatgatgatgaaggtggtgAGGAAGATGGTGTCCATCTTGGACCAGCGCTTCCAGGATGCCGAGCAGCGCTTCTTTGAGGTCATGTACGGCACCAAGAAG AGCTGCACCCCTCGCTGGAAGCTGTGTGTCAGTGATACCGACAGTGCTCTGGGCTTCGCTCTGGGGGCCTTGTTTGTCAAATCCACCTTCGCAGAGGACAGCAAGGCCATT gcaGAAAACATGGTCTCAGAAATCAAGTGGGCGTTTGAGGACAGTCTGAAGTACGTCAGCTGGATGGACCCGGAGACTAAAAAAGCAGCcaaagagaag GCTGATGCCATTTACAACATGGTCGGATACCCAAAGTTCATAATGGACCCCAAGGAGCTGGACAAAGTGTTCAATGAT ttcgAGGTGGTGTCGGATCTTTATTTCCAGAATGTCATGCAGTACTACAACTTCTCAGCCAGAGTGACAGCTGACCAGCTAAGGAAAACTCCCAACAGAGACCA GTGGAGCATGACCCCGCCCACGGTGAACGCTTACTACAACCCCACCAAGAATGAGATGGTCCTGCCTGCAGGGATCCTCCAGGCTCCCTTCTACAGCCGTGCATGGCCCAA AGCCCTGAACTTCGGGGGGATTGGCGTTGTCATGGGTCACGAGCTGACCCACGCCTTTGACGACCAAG GGAGGGAGTACGACAAGGACGGGAACCTGCGCTCCTGGTGGAAGAACTCGTCTGTGGAGGCCTTCAAGCAGCAGACCCAGTGCATGGTGGAGCAGTACAGCAACTACAGCATCAACAAGGAGCCGCTCAACGGCAAACACACCCTGGGGGAAAACATCGCCGACAACGGAGGGCTGAAGGCTGCCTACAAG GCTTACGTGAACTGGATTGAGAAGAATGGCGAGGAGCCCACGCTGCCAGCTCTGGGGATGACCAACCATCAGCTTTTCTTCATCGGGTTCGCTCAG gtgtggtgcTCCGTCCGCACTCCGGAGAGTTCCCACGAAGG
- the ece1 gene encoding endothelin-converting enzyme 1 isoform X3: MVASTVMGALDRSVDPCQDFYNFACGGWVKNNPLPEGKSRWGPFSNLWEHNMAVMKHLLENTTVKGLSTAEEKAQRYYQACMSEARIEALGGQPLQDLINQTGGWALTSQWHKDNFQEVLRKVSANYRTSPFFTVFVSTDSKSSNSNIIQVDQSGLGLPSRDYYLNKTANQKYLSAYLDFLVELGVLLGGSEETSRSLMQEIMDFETSLANITVPQEERRDEELIYHKMQAKELATLAPAVDWMPYLTDVFSPVVLNDSEPVVVYAREYLQKVSDLILITNKSLLNNYMMMKVVRKMVSILDQRFQDAEQRFFEVMYGTKKSCTPRWKLCVSDTDSALGFALGALFVKSTFAEDSKAIAENMVSEIKWAFEDSLKYVSWMDPETKKAAKEKADAIYNMVGYPKFIMDPKELDKVFNDFEVVSDLYFQNVMQYYNFSARVTADQLRKTPNRDQWSMTPPTVNAYYNPTKNEMVLPAGILQAPFYSRAWPKALNFGGIGVVMGHELTHAFDDQGREYDKDGNLRSWWKNSSVEAFKQQTQCMVEQYSNYSINKEPLNGKHTLGENIADNGGLKAAYKAYVNWIEKNGEEPTLPALGMTNHQLFFIGFAQVWCSVRTPESSHEGVITDPHSPSRFRVIGTVSNSHEFSKHFGCKANTPMNPQHKCELW; the protein is encoded by the exons ATGGTGGCGAGCACCGTCATGGGGGCGCTGGACCGCTCCGTGGACCCCTGTCAGGACTTCTATAACTTTGCGTGCGGGGGCTGGGTGAAGAACAACCCGCTGCCTGAGGGGAAGTCTCGCTGGGGGCCCTTCAGCAACTTGTGGGAGCACAACATGGCTGTCATGAAGCATCTACTGG AGAACACCACCGTGAAGGGTCTGAGCACAGCGGAGGAGAAGGCCCAGCGCTACTACCAGGCCTGTATGAGCGAGGCCAGGATCGAGGCGCTGGGTGGCCAGCCTCTACAGGACCTCATCAATCAG ACAGGTGGCTGGGCCCTGACCAGTCAATGGCACAAGGATAACTTCCAGGAGGTTCTCCGGAAGGTGTCCGCAAACTACCGCACCTCGCCCTTCTTTACAGTCTTCGTCAGTACCGACTCCAAGAGCTCCAACAGCAACATCATTCAG GTGGATCAGTCTGGGCTGGGGCTACCTTCCAGGGACTACTACCTCAACAAGACGGCTAATCAAAAG TATCTGAGTGCCTACCTGGACTTCCTGGTAGAGCTGGGGGTCCTTCTGGGGGGCTCTGAGGAGACGTCGCGGTCGTTGATGCAGGAGATCATGGACTTTGAGACCAGCCTGGCTAACATCACTGTTcctcaggaggagaggagggatgaagagcTCATCTACCACAAGATGCAGGCCAAGGAGCTGGCG actctGGCACCCGCGGTGGATTGGATGCCCTACCTGACAGACGTGTTTTCCCCTGTCGTCCTCAACGACTCGGAGCCCGTGGTGGTGTATGCCAGGGAGTATCTCCAGAAGGTGTCCGACCTCATCCTCATCACCAACAAGAG CCTCCTCAACAACTACatgatgatgaaggtggtgAGGAAGATGGTGTCCATCTTGGACCAGCGCTTCCAGGATGCCGAGCAGCGCTTCTTTGAGGTCATGTACGGCACCAAGAAG AGCTGCACCCCTCGCTGGAAGCTGTGTGTCAGTGATACCGACAGTGCTCTGGGCTTCGCTCTGGGGGCCTTGTTTGTCAAATCCACCTTCGCAGAGGACAGCAAGGCCATT gcaGAAAACATGGTCTCAGAAATCAAGTGGGCGTTTGAGGACAGTCTGAAGTACGTCAGCTGGATGGACCCGGAGACTAAAAAAGCAGCcaaagagaag GCTGATGCCATTTACAACATGGTCGGATACCCAAAGTTCATAATGGACCCCAAGGAGCTGGACAAAGTGTTCAATGAT ttcgAGGTGGTGTCGGATCTTTATTTCCAGAATGTCATGCAGTACTACAACTTCTCAGCCAGAGTGACAGCTGACCAGCTAAGGAAAACTCCCAACAGAGACCA GTGGAGCATGACCCCGCCCACGGTGAACGCTTACTACAACCCCACCAAGAATGAGATGGTCCTGCCTGCAGGGATCCTCCAGGCTCCCTTCTACAGCCGTGCATGGCCCAA AGCCCTGAACTTCGGGGGGATTGGCGTTGTCATGGGTCACGAGCTGACCCACGCCTTTGACGACCAAG GGAGGGAGTACGACAAGGACGGGAACCTGCGCTCCTGGTGGAAGAACTCGTCTGTGGAGGCCTTCAAGCAGCAGACCCAGTGCATGGTGGAGCAGTACAGCAACTACAGCATCAACAAGGAGCCGCTCAACGGCAAACACACCCTGGGGGAAAACATCGCCGACAACGGAGGGCTGAAGGCTGCCTACAAG GCTTACGTGAACTGGATTGAGAAGAATGGCGAGGAGCCCACGCTGCCAGCTCTGGGGATGACCAACCATCAGCTTTTCTTCATCGGGTTCGCTCAG gtgtggtgcTCCGTCCGCACTCCGGAGAGTTCCCACGAAGG